A window from Mesorhizobium sp. WSM2240 encodes these proteins:
- a CDS encoding phosphoenolpyruvate carboxylase, with protein sequence MGVALEASRPLSFREDARSLMFRLLTSVVSERDPAMADVLTGRASLDALAPAQRISALQASGIWFQLVAITNELLAMRSRREIEQMGGADEIIGSFANVVGEIAAAGYGAEEVQATLDKLAVGPTMTAHPTEAKRVTVLEIHRRIYRKLTELEQQRWAPREREQLIDDLKSEIEILWMSGELRLERPSVEREIAWGLHFFREVIFEATPKLYDLVEEALACHYPEHDLKVPSFMRYASWIGGDRDGNPNVTAKTTACALNECRHAIIGWYIGQVRKLVTVLSVSANVVDVPEAFIKALGHALHRSGNASEIVARNPDEPLRQFAAAMLDRLEAVRGEASAKPYPHSDAFKADLRELENVLAQLGGKLVAKRFVRPLRQQVETFGFRTVSLDIRQNSTVVNRVLTELFQLADPGGAPASDTPQWTARIRAALNSGEQLEVDRLALSEEAQELLDLFDVIRKASAGLNDGSVGAFILSMTRSSDDLLAVYLLAQYSGLATAMDGSGTIALRVVPLFETIADLRAAPEILDQLFGVSIVRRSVRDFGNSQEVMLGYSDSNKDGGFLASNWELNKAQRRIAVLGVKRKVKISFFHGRGGSVSRGGAPTGRAIAAQPAGTVGGVMRVTEQGEVVSSKFANRGTGLYQLEILAASVFAHSVKSQNEAELKDIPEFSEALEALTGMSQASYSGLINERGFIDYFNQASPVEELSLLKIGSRPPRRFGASDISDLRAIPWVFAWSQNRHLLTNWYGIGTALNSFVNVRGDAGLDLLRQMFERSRFFRLVVDEVDKGLYQSDMDIGRLYAGLVQDREVGERIHRKISAEYTLTRRMISEVNGGLKLSERFPAFKRHFDRIRPQMDSIHRLQVQLLREVRAQDGATTKPKRAVNALLLSINCISAGLGWTG encoded by the coding sequence ATGGGTGTCGCTTTGGAGGCGAGCAGGCCGCTCAGTTTTCGCGAGGACGCCAGAAGCCTGATGTTCAGGCTTCTGACCTCCGTCGTCAGTGAACGCGACCCCGCGATGGCAGACGTGCTGACGGGGCGCGCAAGCCTTGACGCCCTTGCCCCGGCTCAGCGCATTTCGGCCCTACAGGCGAGCGGCATCTGGTTCCAGCTTGTCGCCATCACCAACGAATTGCTGGCAATGCGTTCACGTCGCGAGATCGAGCAAATGGGCGGCGCTGATGAAATCATCGGCTCCTTCGCTAACGTGGTGGGCGAGATCGCGGCCGCCGGCTATGGGGCCGAGGAGGTCCAGGCTACCCTCGACAAGCTCGCTGTCGGGCCGACCATGACGGCGCATCCTACCGAGGCCAAGCGCGTCACAGTTCTCGAAATCCATCGCCGCATCTATCGCAAGCTGACCGAACTCGAACAGCAGCGTTGGGCGCCGCGCGAACGCGAACAGCTGATCGACGACCTCAAGAGCGAAATCGAGATTCTTTGGATGTCGGGCGAGCTGCGCCTCGAACGGCCGTCGGTTGAGCGCGAGATAGCCTGGGGCCTGCACTTTTTCCGCGAGGTGATTTTCGAAGCGACGCCCAAGCTCTATGACCTGGTCGAGGAGGCCTTGGCGTGCCATTATCCGGAGCACGATCTGAAGGTCCCGTCCTTCATGCGCTATGCGTCATGGATCGGCGGCGACCGCGACGGCAATCCGAACGTCACGGCTAAGACCACGGCCTGTGCGCTCAACGAGTGCCGCCATGCGATCATTGGCTGGTACATCGGTCAGGTGCGTAAGCTGGTCACGGTGCTCAGCGTCAGCGCCAATGTCGTGGACGTCCCCGAAGCTTTCATCAAGGCGCTCGGACATGCGCTGCATCGCAGTGGCAATGCCTCGGAGATCGTCGCGCGCAATCCCGACGAACCGTTGCGCCAGTTCGCAGCCGCAATGCTCGATCGTCTGGAAGCGGTGCGCGGCGAGGCTTCGGCCAAACCCTATCCCCATTCGGACGCTTTCAAAGCTGATTTGCGCGAGCTTGAAAACGTACTGGCCCAACTTGGCGGTAAGCTTGTTGCAAAGCGCTTCGTGCGGCCATTGCGCCAGCAGGTGGAGACCTTCGGCTTTCGCACCGTTTCGCTCGACATCCGGCAGAACTCAACCGTCGTCAACCGCGTGCTGACCGAGCTGTTCCAGCTCGCTGACCCCGGCGGCGCGCCGGCATCCGACACGCCCCAATGGACCGCGCGGATCCGTGCGGCGCTGAATTCCGGCGAACAGCTCGAAGTCGACCGGCTGGCCCTATCCGAAGAAGCGCAGGAGCTCCTCGACCTGTTCGACGTTATCCGCAAAGCATCGGCTGGGCTGAACGACGGTTCCGTGGGCGCTTTCATCCTCTCGATGACGCGGTCTAGCGACGATCTTCTGGCCGTCTACCTGCTTGCGCAGTATTCCGGCCTGGCGACAGCGATGGACGGCAGCGGAACCATCGCGCTCCGTGTCGTGCCACTGTTCGAGACCATCGCCGATTTGCGCGCCGCGCCCGAGATTCTCGACCAACTGTTCGGCGTATCCATCGTCCGCCGTTCGGTGCGCGATTTCGGCAACAGCCAAGAAGTCATGTTGGGCTATTCGGACTCAAACAAGGATGGCGGTTTCCTCGCCTCCAACTGGGAACTGAACAAGGCGCAGCGACGGATTGCGGTGTTGGGTGTCAAGCGCAAGGTCAAGATCAGTTTTTTCCATGGCCGCGGCGGGTCGGTCAGCCGCGGCGGTGCGCCGACGGGCAGGGCAATCGCTGCTCAGCCTGCCGGCACGGTCGGTGGGGTAATGCGTGTCACCGAGCAGGGCGAGGTTGTTTCGTCCAAGTTCGCCAACCGCGGCACCGGCCTCTATCAGCTCGAAATCCTGGCGGCGAGCGTGTTTGCCCACAGCGTCAAATCGCAGAACGAAGCCGAGCTCAAGGATATCCCTGAGTTCAGTGAGGCGCTGGAAGCGTTGACCGGCATGTCACAGGCCTCCTACTCGGGCCTCATCAACGAACGCGGCTTCATCGACTATTTCAACCAGGCTAGCCCAGTGGAGGAGTTGTCGCTCCTCAAGATCGGCTCGCGACCGCCGCGCCGATTCGGCGCCAGTGACATCTCCGACCTGCGCGCTATTCCCTGGGTTTTCGCCTGGAGCCAAAACCGGCACCTGCTTACCAACTGGTACGGCATCGGCACCGCTTTGAACTCCTTCGTCAATGTGCGCGGTGATGCCGGTCTGGATTTGCTCAGGCAAATGTTTGAGCGCTCGCGCTTCTTTCGGCTCGTCGTCGACGAGGTCGACAAGGGCCTCTACCAGTCTGACATGGACATTGGCCGCCTCTATGCCGGGCTGGTGCAGGACCGTGAAGTGGGCGAGCGCATCCACCGCAAGATATCGGCCGAATACACGCTGACGCGGCGGATGATCTCTGAGGTCAATGGCGGCCTTAAACTGTCCGAGCGCTTCCCAGCGTTCAAGCGTCACTTCGACCGTATCCGCCCGCAGATGGACTCGATCCACAGGCTGCAGGTCCAGCTCTTGCGCGAGGTGCGCGCGCAGGATGGCGCCACTACAAAACCCAAGCGCGCGGTCAATGCACTTCTGCTTTCGATCAACTGCATTTCCGCCGGTCTCGGCTGGACCGGATGA
- the glyA gene encoding serine hydroxymethyltransferase: MNIPARPGTGSIRHFFRTSVSKADPAVNDAMERELNRQRDEIELIASENIVSRAVLDAQGSVLTNKYAEGYPGRRYYGGCQFVDEVEDLARERAKAMFGCTFANVQPNSGSQANQSVFMALMQPGDTFLGLNLAAGGHLTHGAPVNQSGKWFNVVSYGVRPDTHRIDLDEVRDLARKHLPKVILAGGSAYPRIIDFKAFREIADEVGAKLFVDMAHFAGLVAGGVHPNPLEHAHVVTTTTHKTLRGPRGGMVLSNDEEIGKKINSAVFPGLQGGPLMHVIAAKAVAFGEALTPDFKVYAANVVSNAKALAETLQDGGVDIVSGGTDTHLILVDLRRKNLTGKAAEAALGRAHITCNKNGIPFDPQGPMVTSGVRLGTPACTTRGFLADEFRQVGRMAMRVIDGLAANGDEGNAAVEASVRQETRELVDRFQIYD, translated from the coding sequence ATGAATATCCCAGCACGACCCGGCACCGGCAGCATTCGCCATTTCTTCCGCACCAGTGTCTCCAAGGCGGATCCTGCCGTCAACGACGCGATGGAGCGCGAACTCAATCGCCAGCGCGATGAAATCGAGCTGATCGCCTCCGAAAACATTGTCTCCAGGGCGGTGCTCGATGCGCAAGGTTCGGTGCTGACCAACAAATATGCAGAAGGCTATCCGGGCCGCCGCTACTATGGCGGCTGCCAGTTCGTCGACGAGGTCGAGGATTTGGCCCGCGAGCGTGCCAAGGCGATGTTCGGCTGCACCTTTGCAAACGTTCAGCCCAACTCCGGCAGCCAGGCCAACCAGTCCGTGTTTATGGCGCTGATGCAGCCAGGCGACACTTTCCTCGGTCTCAATCTCGCTGCAGGCGGGCATCTCACTCACGGTGCACCGGTCAACCAGTCCGGCAAGTGGTTCAATGTCGTCTCCTATGGGGTTCGGCCCGACACCCATCGCATCGATCTTGACGAGGTGCGCGACTTGGCGCGCAAGCACCTGCCGAAGGTGATTCTCGCCGGCGGCTCGGCCTATCCGCGCATTATTGACTTCAAGGCGTTTCGCGAGATCGCCGACGAGGTTGGCGCCAAGCTGTTCGTCGACATGGCGCACTTTGCCGGCCTGGTCGCCGGGGGAGTCCATCCCAACCCGCTCGAACATGCTCATGTGGTGACGACAACCACGCACAAGACGCTACGCGGCCCGCGTGGCGGCATGGTGTTGTCCAATGATGAGGAGATCGGCAAGAAGATTAACTCGGCGGTGTTTCCCGGCCTGCAGGGTGGGCCGCTGATGCACGTCATCGCCGCCAAGGCAGTCGCCTTCGGCGAGGCCCTGACTCCTGATTTCAAGGTCTACGCCGCAAACGTCGTGTCCAACGCCAAGGCACTGGCCGAAACGCTGCAGGATGGCGGCGTCGACATCGTCTCGGGCGGCACCGACACGCATCTGATACTGGTCGACCTGCGCCGCAAGAATCTGACAGGCAAGGCGGCAGAGGCGGCCCTCGGCCGCGCCCATATCACCTGCAACAAAAACGGCATTCCGTTCGACCCTCAGGGGCCGATGGTCACTTCCGGCGTGCGGCTCGGCACGCCTGCCTGCACGACACGTGGTTTCCTCGCCGACGAGTTTCGTCAGGTGGGCCGCATGGCAATGCGGGTGATCGACGGACTTGCCGCCAATGGAGATGAGGGCAACGCCGCCGTCGAAGCCAGCGTTCGCCAAGAAACACGCGAATTGGTCGATCGATTCCAAATCTACGACTAA
- a CDS encoding response regulator transcription factor, whose amino-acid sequence MAQEKKINVLIAERNPLVISALRHLIERDDRFASAEGVQSGEAFIRAVEEMRPAFDVAIVGWKLSDMDADDVLDELRRRQLTAQVVVFSNDHDIGILKQCVRLGAQGFCYQFDDPCILLDTLLAVSNGRICIPYIDVAKINETPLSRLTVRERELLAVLADGWTNLQIAARTGISENTVKYHLKNLYDKLGVRNRAMAVALYASERKRGPQPSQR is encoded by the coding sequence ATGGCGCAAGAGAAGAAGATCAATGTCCTGATTGCAGAACGCAATCCCCTGGTGATCTCGGCATTGCGCCACCTGATCGAGCGTGACGACCGCTTCGCATCCGCCGAGGGCGTCCAGAGTGGCGAGGCGTTCATTCGGGCCGTCGAGGAAATGCGGCCTGCCTTCGACGTGGCCATCGTCGGCTGGAAACTGTCCGACATGGACGCCGACGACGTGCTGGATGAACTTCGGCGTCGGCAGCTTACCGCGCAGGTGGTCGTCTTTTCCAATGACCACGACATCGGCATTTTGAAGCAATGCGTGCGGCTCGGTGCTCAGGGCTTCTGCTATCAGTTCGACGATCCGTGTATCCTGCTCGACACGCTGCTTGCGGTCTCCAATGGCCGCATCTGCATTCCATACATCGATGTCGCCAAGATCAACGAGACGCCGCTGTCGCGGCTAACTGTGCGCGAGCGCGAACTGCTCGCTGTTTTGGCCGACGGCTGGACCAACCTGCAGATCGCGGCGCGAACCGGGATCTCGGAGAACACGGTCAAATATCACCTGAAGAATCTCTATGACAAGTTGGGTGTGCGCAACCGCGCTATGGCTGTCGCGCTCTACGCCAGCGAGCGCAAGCGCGGCCCGCAACCGAGCCAGCGATAA